From the Dama dama isolate Ldn47 chromosome 24, ASM3311817v1, whole genome shotgun sequence genome, one window contains:
- the PDE12 gene encoding 2',5'-phosphodiesterase 12 translates to MWRLPGVRAALRGVRTAVERRSRTEAASETSVGAMERAVVRCVPSEPKLSLSFALADGSHKNMQRDQSEPLGRALSRIATNALKGHAKAAAAKKIRKNRANASSGVACAGPGPEPAAACEPVVKLYYREEAVAEDVLNVDAWQDGAVLQIGDVKYKVERNPPTFTELQLPRYIMAGFPVCPKLGVEFGDPTGSLFRWYKETKPRAAEPEGGGPSSSSPSSLSPGWTETGVDERVYTPSNADIGLRLKLHCTPGNGQRFGPSRELESVCPVEAGPGTCTFDHRHLYTKKVTDDALIRTVSYNILADTYAQTEFSRTVLYPYCAPYALELDYRQNLIQKELTGYNADLICLQEVDRCVFTDSLVPALEAFGLEGVFRIKQHEGLATFYRKSKFSLLSQHDIAFHEALQSDPLHKELLEKLALYPAAQERVLQRSSVVQVSVLQSTTDSSRKICVANTHLYWHPKGGYIRLIQMAVALAHIRHVSCDLYPGIPVIFCGDFNSTPSTGMYHFVINGSIAEDHEDWTSNGEEERCNMSLSHFFKLKSACGEPAYTNYVGGFHGCLDYIFIDLNALEVEQVIPLPSHEEVTTHQALPSVSHPSDHIALVCDLKWK, encoded by the exons ATGTGGAGGCTCCCAGGCGTCCGCGCCGCGCTTCGTGGGGTCCGCACGGCGGTGGAGCGGCGCAGTCGGACCGAGGCGGCGTCTGAGACCTCGGTGGGCGCGATGGAGCGCGCTGTGGTGCGCTGTGTGCCTTCCGAGCCTAAGCTAAGCCTGTCATTCGCGCTGGCCGACGGCAGCCACAAGAACATGCAGCGCGACCAGAGCGAGCCGCTGGGTCGGGCTCTCAGCCGGATCGCTACCAATGCCCTGAAAGGCCACGCTAAGGCAGCCGCCGCCAAGAAGATCAGGAAGAACCGGGCAAACGCAAGCAGTGGCGTGGCCTGTGCTGGGCCTGGGCCTGAGCCGGCTGCAGCCTGCGAGCCCGTGGTGAAGCTGTACTACCGGGAGGAGGCAGTAGCTGAAGACGTGCTCAATGTGGACGCCTGGCAGGACGGTGCGGTGCTGCAGATTGGTGATGTCAAGTACAAGGTGGAGCGCAACCCACCCACCTTCACCGAGCTACAGTTGCCGCGCTACATCATGGCCGGCTTCCCGGTATGCCCCAAGCTCGGCGTCGAATTTGGGGATCCCACCGGCTCCCTCTTTCGCTGGTACAAGGAAACCAAACCCAGAGCGGCGGAGCCTGAGGGCGGAGGCCCCTCGTCATCGTCTCCCTCTTCGCTGTCTCCTGGTTGGACCGAGACGGGTGTGGACGAACGCGTCTACACCCCGTCTAATGCCGACATCGGGCTACGGCTCAAGCTTCATTGCACTCCGGGCAATGGGCAGCGCTTCGGGCCAAGCCGGGAGTTGGAAAGTGTGTGTCCAGTGGAGGCTGGGCCCGGCACCTGCACCTTTGACCACCGGCATCTCTACACAAAGAAGGTGACGGACGACGCTCTCATCCGCACAGTCTCCTACAACATTCTGGCTGACACATACGCCCAGACTGAGTTCTCGCGGACGGTCCTGTACCCATACTGTGCCCCTTACGCTCTGGAACTCGACTACCGCCAGAATCTTATCCAAAAGGAGCTCACGGGCTACAACGCCGACCTCATCTGTTTGCAGGAAGTTGACCGCTGCGTGTTTACAGACAGCTTGGTGCCGGCCCTCGAGGCCTTTGGGCTGGAGGGCGTGTTCCGAATCAAGCAGCATGAAGGCCTGGCTACTTTCTACCGAAAGTCCAAGTTCAGCCTCCTTAGCCAGCATGACATTGCTTTCCATGAAGCCCTGCAGTCCGACCCACTTCATAAAGAACTGCTGGAGAAACTAGCTTTGTATCCAGCAGCTCAAGAAAGGGTGCTCCAGAGGTCTTCTGTCGTTCAG GTTTCTGTTCTTCAGTCTACAACAGACTCTTCTAGAAAGATATGTGTTGCTAATACCCATCTCTACTGGCACCCCAAAG GTGGGTACATTCGTCTCATTCAAATGGCAGTAGCCTTGGCTCACATTAGACATGTCTCTTGTGATCTGTATCCTGGCATACCAGTTATATTTTGTGGGGACTTTAATAGTACCCCATCAACAGGAATGTATCACTTTGTCATCAATGGCAGCATTGCAGAGGATCATGAAGACTGGACTTCCAATGGGGAAGAGGAACGATGCAACATGTCTCTTAGCCATTTCTTCAAACTGAAAAGTGCTTGTGGTGAACCTGCTTACACAAATTATGTTGGTGGCTTTCATGGATGTCTGGATTATATTTTCATTGACTTAAATGCTTTAGAGGTTGAACAGGTGATTCCATTACCTAGTCATGAAGAAGTTACCACCCACCAAGCCTTACCTAGTGTTTCCCATCCCTCTGATCACATAGCACTTGTATgtgatttaaaatggaaatag